The following proteins are encoded in a genomic region of Paenibacillus sp. FSL R7-0273:
- a CDS encoding chemotaxis protein CheX: MKAEVINPFLESARIVIEQVVQVSPSTGNLGIKDIELIDNHIWIQVGMTGQLSGDIIFGLEEHVALKMVSAMMGGYPIAEMDEMGQSAISELGNMISGNASTILSNQGVSVDITPPKLMKLESMAVFPRKALSIPLLMEGIGELDIQVMIS; this comes from the coding sequence ATGAAAGCAGAAGTAATCAATCCATTTCTAGAGTCTGCACGTATTGTAATTGAGCAGGTGGTTCAGGTCTCGCCATCGACCGGAAATCTGGGCATCAAGGATATTGAACTGATCGATAACCATATATGGATTCAGGTGGGGATGACGGGACAGCTCAGCGGGGATATTATATTCGGGCTTGAAGAGCATGTGGCGCTGAAGATGGTATCCGCAATGATGGGCGGCTATCCGATTGCAGAAATGGATGAAATGGGACAGAGTGCGATTTCAGAGCTGGGGAACATGATCAGCGGAAATGCCAGTACGATTCTATCCAATCAAGGGGTATCTGTGGATATTACACCTCCGAAGCTGATGAAACTGGAGAGCATGGCCGTTTTCCCGCGTAAAGCACTCAGCATCCCGCTGCTTATGGAAGGCATTGGGGAGCTTGATATTCAGGTAATGATCTCTTAG
- a CDS encoding DUF3891 family protein — MICREQDEAIVMVKQHEHGRLAGELAKWFREEQVPESLRRDEVLWSIANHDRGWIDLDETPFWNDAENVPYSFIDFPVVPKLTFYRRGLNEIEAVSSYGALLCSLHFERLIEVSGEECPELDQYQKDEAERRARIHRELEQRSVPIGEDELYYDARLLQFCDDLSLYLALNRPGSPKAEEHPWWQDGFSGSEDFKFTSGRVITAEWQDESTLLLEPFPFTHEVEAVFMLRRVSRSEIAAKGIARAYRETPEEECRIMVSGRPEEASADEQGNAEHGAGGQ, encoded by the coding sequence TTGATTTGTCGAGAGCAGGATGAAGCCATTGTAATGGTTAAGCAGCATGAGCACGGGCGGCTGGCGGGGGAGCTTGCGAAATGGTTCAGGGAAGAGCAGGTGCCCGAATCTTTGCGCAGGGATGAGGTGCTGTGGTCAATTGCCAACCACGACCGGGGCTGGATTGATCTGGATGAAACCCCCTTCTGGAATGATGCTGAGAATGTCCCATACAGCTTTATTGATTTTCCTGTCGTGCCGAAGCTTACCTTTTACCGGCGCGGGCTTAATGAAATTGAGGCAGTGTCCTCCTATGGCGCACTGCTGTGCAGCCTGCATTTTGAACGGCTGATTGAGGTGTCCGGGGAGGAATGCCCGGAGCTGGATCAATATCAGAAGGATGAGGCGGAGCGCCGGGCGCGTATTCACCGGGAGCTGGAGCAGCGCTCCGTGCCGATCGGCGAGGATGAGCTGTATTATGATGCCAGACTGCTGCAGTTCTGCGATGACCTGTCCCTGTATCTGGCGCTGAACAGGCCGGGCAGCCCCAAAGCCGAAGAGCATCCGTGGTGGCAGGACGGCTTCTCGGGCAGCGAGGATTTCAAATTCACCTCAGGCCGGGTGATTACGGCAGAATGGCAGGATGAATCTACCCTGCTGTTAGAGCCATTCCCGTTTACCCATGAGGTGGAGGCTGTCTTCATGCTGCGCAGGGTGAGCCGCAGTGAGATTGCGGCTAAGGGCATAGCCCGTGCCTATCGCGAGACGCCGGAGGAGGAGTGCCGGATTATGGTGTCCGGACGTCCGGAGGAAGCCTCTGCGGATGAGCAGGGAAATGCGGAACATGGAGCTGGCGGACAGTAA
- a CDS encoding SDR family NAD(P)-dependent oxidoreductase, with amino-acid sequence MQLKDKIVVITGASSGIGAITARMLSEKGAVPVLLARSEKKLKETAAGIPGVFGLYTCDVTDEAEVARVFTEILAAYGRIDILLNNAGYGKFAGFTEMEAQEFDDMMDVNYMGIVRCTKAVVPHMLQRGSGQIVNVASMAGKIGTARSVAYTATKHAVLGFTNALRQELRKSGITVSAVNPGPIATDFFKTADPSGNYQKNVARMMMTPEFVSARIVRLMEKRKEEIDLPGIAGFGIRLYGLFPRLADKLTYNAMNRK; translated from the coding sequence ATGCAACTTAAAGACAAGATAGTAGTAATAACAGGAGCTTCAAGCGGAATCGGAGCCATAACGGCCCGGATGCTCAGCGAGAAGGGGGCAGTTCCCGTTCTGCTGGCCCGTTCTGAGAAGAAGCTGAAAGAGACGGCGGCCGGGATTCCGGGCGTTTTTGGACTGTATACCTGCGATGTTACTGACGAGGCTGAGGTTGCCCGGGTGTTCACTGAGATTCTGGCGGCATACGGCAGAATTGATATTCTGCTGAACAACGCCGGCTACGGCAAATTTGCCGGCTTCACCGAGATGGAAGCGCAGGAATTCGATGATATGATGGATGTCAATTACATGGGGATTGTCCGCTGTACCAAGGCCGTTGTTCCGCATATGCTGCAGCGGGGCAGCGGGCAGATTGTCAATGTGGCCTCGATGGCCGGCAAAATTGGCACAGCCCGGTCAGTTGCCTATACGGCGACCAAGCATGCTGTACTCGGCTTCACCAATGCCCTGCGCCAGGAGCTGCGTAAGAGCGGCATCACGGTGTCGGCGGTCAATCCGGGACCGATTGCTACTGATTTTTTCAAGACGGCAGATCCGTCCGGCAATTACCAGAAGAATGTAGCCCGGATGATGATGACCCCCGAATTTGTATCCGCCAGGATCGTCAGGCTGATGGAGAAGCGCAAGGAAGAGATTGATCTTCCCGGAATTGCCGGCTTCGGCATCCGGCTCTACGGTTTGTTCCCCCGTCTGGCAGACAAGCTGACCTATAACGCAATGAACCGTAAATAG
- a CDS encoding metallophosphoesterase produces the protein MKNDYSGASPNLAKDQPGANSRLSAPEPGKPGSRRMTRRQFLARGTAAIFGAGLLTGGYVWQGEPNWLEVTELELVLGQLPAAFAGMRLVHFSDVHLGFNKDAGDVGRLVKHIKEARPDMICFTGDMVDSDAEDLSDSVALLAELTAPLGKYAIFGNHDYKNTELLTRLLTNAGFVVLRNQSYVISRGGERIAVAGLEDMLKGSPDPAAALKDIPADMFTLLLMHEPDYADTAEGYPFNLQLSGHSHGGQLRLPFVGAPYTPYGSLKYISGLYYTAAKGMPVYVNRGFGETYMPLRLLCRPELTILTLRRA, from the coding sequence ATGAAAAATGACTACTCCGGGGCTTCTCCCAATCTCGCAAAAGATCAGCCGGGCGCTAACAGCCGCCTCAGCGCTCCTGAGCCCGGCAAGCCCGGCAGCCGCAGGATGACCCGCCGCCAGTTCCTGGCCCGGGGGACTGCAGCAATATTCGGGGCGGGGCTGCTTACAGGCGGCTATGTCTGGCAGGGGGAGCCCAACTGGCTTGAAGTCACCGAGCTGGAGCTGGTGCTGGGGCAGCTGCCGGCTGCTTTTGCCGGGATGCGGCTTGTTCATTTCAGCGATGTTCATCTGGGCTTCAATAAGGATGCCGGTGACGTCGGGCGGCTGGTGAAGCATATCAAGGAGGCCAGGCCGGATATGATCTGCTTCACGGGCGATATGGTCGACAGCGATGCCGAGGATCTGAGTGATTCCGTAGCACTGCTGGCAGAGCTGACAGCTCCGCTTGGTAAATACGCTATTTTTGGGAATCATGATTATAAGAATACAGAGCTGCTCACCCGCCTGCTGACGAATGCCGGCTTTGTTGTACTAAGGAACCAGTCCTATGTCATCAGCCGGGGCGGTGAGCGGATAGCGGTTGCCGGACTGGAGGATATGCTCAAGGGCAGTCCCGATCCTGCCGCTGCGCTGAAGGACATTCCGGCTGACATGTTCACGCTGCTGCTCATGCACGAGCCGGATTATGCCGATACGGCGGAGGGCTACCCCTTCAACCTGCAATTATCAGGCCACAGCCACGGCGGACAGCTTCGTCTGCCGTTCGTAGGGGCACCGTATACCCCCTACGGCTCGCTGAAATACATAAGCGGTTTGTATTACACCGCTGCAAAAGGAATGCCGGTCTATGTGAACAGAGGCTTCGGCGAGACCTATATGCCGCTGCGGCTGCTGTGCAGGCCGGAGCTGACCATCCTCACGCTGCGCCGGGCCTGA
- a CDS encoding GNAT family N-acetyltransferase, which translates to MITYETVSFTARQGTAVELRPMLPAEADRLKTLLSHPEVQPHIVMRCGAGSQQAVLDKLAQRMIHAHDPCALHAGIYARGGQELLGTVSLQNWNRHEGKAVLGYMLHPDWWGAGFTTEAVGLMLGYAVQELGLQRIEGRCRGSNLRSERVMAKNGLALERVLPVADGSGDVIKVFGIVTQLK; encoded by the coding sequence ATGATTACTTATGAAACAGTATCATTTACCGCCCGGCAAGGGACAGCCGTGGAGCTCAGGCCGATGCTGCCTGCTGAAGCGGACAGGCTGAAGACTCTTCTCTCCCATCCGGAGGTTCAGCCGCATATTGTAATGCGCTGCGGAGCCGGCTCGCAGCAGGCTGTTCTGGATAAACTGGCGCAGCGGATGATCCATGCCCATGATCCCTGCGCCCTGCATGCCGGCATTTATGCCAGAGGCGGGCAGGAGCTGCTCGGAACGGTGTCGCTGCAGAACTGGAACCGGCACGAGGGCAAAGCCGTGTTAGGTTACATGCTGCATCCCGACTGGTGGGGGGCAGGCTTCACTACAGAAGCGGTCGGGCTGATGCTGGGCTACGCCGTGCAGGAGCTGGGCCTGCAAAGGATAGAGGGGCGCTGCCGTGGCAGCAACCTGAGAAGCGAGCGGGTTATGGCCAAAAACGGGCTGGCCCTGGAGCGGGTGCTGCCGGTAGCGGACGGCTCGGGCGATGTCATAAAAGTGTTCGGCATTGTTACACAATTGAAATAA
- a CDS encoding NADPH-dependent oxidoreductase has product MNEVLNTLNNHRSFRKYADKPVEPEKLRCIIEAAQAAPSWVNGQQVTVIAVQNKERRERFAALSGKQQHVADAPVFLVFCMDFYRTKLAAELEGQSFEAVGDADALLVGAVDVGIALESAVAAAESLGLGIIPIGGIRRNTESVIELLELPEYVFPVVGLCIGYPGEELPKKPRLPLEAVYHEERYNRNLEGSIRRYNAEFREYQKSVGQTERDWSAVIAHFYALNPQYGDAGKTLPQQGFTCSNLHKA; this is encoded by the coding sequence TTGAATGAAGTATTGAATACCTTAAATAATCACCGTTCCTTCCGGAAGTATGCGGACAAGCCTGTGGAGCCGGAGAAGCTGCGCTGCATTATTGAAGCTGCGCAGGCAGCCCCGTCCTGGGTTAACGGGCAGCAGGTTACGGTTATTGCCGTGCAGAATAAGGAGCGCAGGGAAAGGTTTGCAGCGTTGAGCGGAAAACAGCAGCATGTGGCAGATGCGCCGGTATTCCTGGTGTTCTGCATGGATTTCTACCGGACGAAGCTGGCGGCCGAATTGGAGGGCCAGTCGTTTGAGGCTGTGGGCGATGCGGATGCACTGCTTGTCGGTGCTGTGGATGTCGGGATTGCACTGGAGAGCGCCGTGGCTGCAGCCGAATCACTTGGGCTCGGCATCATTCCGATCGGCGGAATCCGCCGCAATACCGAAAGTGTAATTGAGCTGCTGGAGCTGCCTGAGTATGTGTTCCCGGTGGTAGGCCTGTGTATCGGTTACCCGGGTGAAGAGCTGCCTAAGAAGCCGCGTCTGCCGCTGGAGGCTGTATATCATGAGGAGCGTTACAATCGTAATCTGGAAGGCAGCATCCGCCGGTACAATGCGGAGTTCCGGGAGTACCAGAAGTCCGTAGGACAGACAGAACGTGACTGGAGCGCGGTTATCGCCCACTTCTACGCGCTGAATCCGCAGTACGGGGATGCGGGGAAGACGCTTCCCCAGCAGGGCTTTACCTGCAGCAATCTGCATAAAGCATAA
- a CDS encoding histidinol-phosphatase, which yields MKFDLHTHHFRCGHADGTIRDYIEAGIAAGLDVIGISDHTPYFGHTSDQAFPHIAMAKSEIVSYVEEVLALQKEYAGKIDVLLGIESDYFPEHAALYKATLAAYPFDYVIGSVHNVRGDSIFNKSRWKKLTPDQMHAVKADYYRLIAESSRSGMFQILGHIDAMKGNYPQFCDIPAAAEIDEALRVIGECGTAIEINTSGGTKLCGGWYPSDDILERALHYGVEVSFGSDAHKPSRVADQRNAVEARLKEIGFKEWVYYKRRERVAVPIS from the coding sequence ATGAAGTTCGACCTGCACACCCATCATTTCCGCTGCGGCCATGCCGACGGAACCATCAGGGATTATATAGAGGCCGGAATTGCCGCAGGCCTAGACGTTATCGGGATTTCTGACCATACACCTTACTTCGGCCATACGTCCGATCAGGCTTTTCCCCATATTGCCATGGCTAAATCGGAGATCGTGAGCTATGTGGAGGAAGTGCTGGCCCTGCAAAAAGAATACGCCGGCAAAATCGACGTCCTGCTTGGCATAGAGTCCGATTATTTCCCTGAGCATGCCGCGCTGTATAAGGCTACGCTGGCCGCGTATCCCTTTGATTACGTGATTGGCTCCGTACATAACGTGCGCGGAGATAGCATTTTTAACAAAAGCCGCTGGAAAAAGCTAACTCCCGATCAGATGCACGCAGTCAAAGCGGATTACTACCGGCTGATTGCCGAATCCTCCCGCAGCGGCATGTTCCAGATTCTCGGCCATATCGATGCGATGAAGGGCAACTACCCCCAGTTCTGTGACATTCCTGCCGCCGCCGAGATTGATGAAGCGCTGCGGGTCATCGGTGAATGCGGAACTGCAATCGAGATCAATACCTCGGGAGGCACGAAGCTGTGTGGCGGCTGGTACCCGTCGGACGACATTCTGGAGCGCGCGCTGCATTACGGTGTTGAGGTCAGCTTCGGCTCTGATGCGCACAAGCCTTCGCGGGTGGCGGATCAGCGGAATGCTGTAGAAGCCCGGCTGAAGGAAATCGGCTTCAAGGAGTGGGTATATTACAAGCGGCGTGAGCGGGTTGCTGTACCTATTTCTTAA
- a CDS encoding LysR family transcriptional regulator produces MNISQLETLITISKTMSFRKAGELLNLTQPAVSAQIKSLEEEFKTQLVDRNQPVTLTDRGRVFLTHAEQIVSIVEELKQRLADLDENPQGHIILGTTTSIAIQILPRILSYFQDQFPHIKTSISSMSSSQIYQQVESGLVDVGIGYLIGQNPGMTTSVLYYDTFELVVSPRHPLAQVKTAGIEALGSTPLILLSPDTVGRRFVDDVLARHGIQPQVIMELTSSEEVKRMVELDLGAAVISKQSVTAEVRSGSLRIVPIIELEVTHPVGVITKSGKYVNSAMRQFLSDLKGMPETQFIGSE; encoded by the coding sequence ATGAACATTAGCCAGCTGGAGACACTGATTACAATCTCCAAAACGATGAGCTTTCGCAAAGCAGGTGAACTGCTTAACCTGACCCAGCCGGCCGTTTCGGCACAAATCAAGAGCCTGGAGGAAGAGTTCAAAACACAGCTTGTGGACCGGAACCAGCCGGTTACCCTGACAGACAGGGGGAGAGTATTCCTTACACATGCCGAGCAGATTGTCAGCATTGTCGAGGAGCTGAAGCAGCGGCTTGCTGACTTGGACGAAAATCCCCAGGGACATATTATTCTCGGTACAACCACCTCTATTGCGATTCAGATTCTGCCGCGCATCCTTTCTTATTTTCAGGACCAGTTCCCGCACATCAAAACCTCCATCTCCTCCATGTCCTCATCGCAGATTTATCAGCAGGTGGAGAGCGGGCTGGTCGACGTTGGAATCGGCTATCTGATCGGACAGAATCCGGGAATGACCACCTCGGTCCTGTATTACGATACCTTTGAGCTGGTTGTCTCGCCAAGGCATCCGCTGGCCCAGGTAAAAACAGCGGGTATTGAAGCGCTCGGCTCAACGCCGCTCATCCTGCTCTCTCCGGACACGGTCGGCCGCAGATTTGTCGATGATGTCCTGGCCCGGCACGGCATTCAGCCCCAGGTTATTATGGAGCTTACGAGCAGTGAGGAAGTGAAGCGGATGGTGGAGCTGGATCTCGGCGCAGCCGTCATCTCCAAGCAGTCTGTAACTGCCGAGGTGCGCAGCGGCTCACTCCGCATCGTTCCGATTATTGAGCTGGAGGTTACCCATCCGGTCGGAGTCATTACCAAATCAGGCAAATATGTCAACTCTGCCATGCGCCAGTTCCTCAGTGACCTGAAGGGCATGCCGGAGACCCAATTCATCGGTTCGGAATAA
- a CDS encoding DEAD/DEAH box helicase, with amino-acid sequence MTNASFAAIGIQEDLVARLSEFGITAPSPVQEQTIPLLLEGRDVLAASQTGTGKTLAYLLPLLQGINPEQRVVQKLVLAPTQELAMQILREAERYGDHRGIKVMGLIGGAAIKRQIDKLREHPQLVVGTPGRIRELIGLRKLKMHEVSTIVIDEADQMFQLSGAGEVAKIVSSALRTRQLVMLSATIGPETKALASREMKNPAEIGIDPGVMTAQTLEHHYVVSEERNKIDMLRRVIRHHNPKRAIVFVNATEDIAEVEAKLNHLGLTAAALYGDADKVTRSNVLAKFRDGKFRVLVASDVAARGLDIEELTLVVSFDPAFDAEHYVHRAGRTGRMGKRGLSVTIVTEQQTFIMRKFARELDIQLEERALSAGKVLPADEARRPAPGQGSGGAGSPRRESAAPRGGKPVRTAAVQPDAPGARPAAARPDGEGAGAAVRREPQHGAGRAAGGRSGAGSAPAAGGGKARSSSAEREKNRKNKGAPKWLKNKTTGGDGQ; translated from the coding sequence ATGACTAACGCTTCTTTTGCGGCCATCGGCATTCAGGAAGACCTTGTTGCCCGATTGTCGGAATTCGGCATTACCGCCCCGTCTCCCGTTCAGGAGCAGACGATCCCGCTGCTGCTGGAGGGCAGGGACGTGCTTGCCGCTTCCCAGACCGGAACAGGCAAGACGCTGGCTTACCTGCTGCCGCTGCTTCAAGGGATTAACCCGGAGCAGAGAGTGGTGCAAAAGCTGGTGCTGGCCCCGACCCAGGAGCTGGCGATGCAGATTCTCCGCGAGGCGGAGCGGTACGGTGACCACCGCGGCATCAAGGTGATGGGGCTGATCGGCGGAGCCGCCATCAAGCGCCAGATTGACAAGCTGCGCGAGCATCCCCAGCTGGTGGTCGGCACGCCGGGACGCATCCGCGAGCTGATCGGCCTGCGCAAGCTGAAGATGCATGAGGTCAGCACGATTGTTATCGATGAAGCTGACCAGATGTTCCAGCTGAGCGGAGCCGGTGAGGTGGCTAAGATCGTCAGCAGCGCGCTGCGCACGCGCCAGCTTGTCATGCTGTCTGCGACCATCGGTCCTGAGACTAAGGCACTGGCTTCGCGTGAGATGAAGAACCCGGCCGAGATTGGCATTGATCCCGGCGTAATGACCGCCCAGACGCTGGAGCATCACTATGTGGTGTCTGAGGAGCGGAACAAGATCGATATGCTGCGCCGCGTCATCCGCCATCATAACCCCAAGCGGGCGATTGTGTTCGTCAATGCGACGGAGGACATCGCCGAGGTGGAGGCGAAGCTGAACCATCTTGGACTTACGGCGGCGGCACTGTACGGTGATGCCGACAAGGTTACGCGCAGCAACGTGCTGGCGAAATTCCGTGACGGCAAGTTCCGCGTACTGGTCGCCAGCGACGTGGCGGCCCGGGGTCTGGACATTGAGGAGCTGACGCTCGTCGTCAGCTTCGATCCGGCCTTTGACGCCGAGCACTATGTGCACCGGGCCGGCCGCACCGGGCGCATGGGCAAACGCGGGCTGTCGGTGACGATCGTCACCGAGCAGCAGACGTTCATCATGCGCAAGTTCGCCCGCGAGCTGGATATTCAGCTCGAGGAACGGGCCCTGTCCGCCGGCAAGGTGCTCCCGGCGGATGAAGCCCGCAGACCGGCGCCAGGCCAAGGCAGCGGGGGTGCGGGCAGCCCGCGCCGGGAGAGCGCAGCGCCGCGCGGCGGCAAGCCGGTGCGGACGGCGGCGGTGCAGCCGGATGCACCGGGTGCAAGGCCGGCAGCAGCGCGGCCGGACGGCGAGGGTGCGGGCGCGGCGGTGCGGCGCGAGCCGCAGCACGGCGCAGGCCGGGCCGCAGGCGGACGCAGCGGCGCGGGTTCTGCTCCGGCTGCGGGCGGCGGCAAAGCCCGCAGCAGCAGTGCTGAACGCGAAAAGAACCGCAAGAACAAAGGAGCGCCAAAGTGGCTCAAGAACAAAACCACGGGAGGTGACGGTCAATGA
- the sdhB gene encoding succinate dehydrogenase iron-sulfur subunit, translating into MAETAAAPKNVKFIITRQDQPESSPYTEEFELAYRPGMNVISALMEIQRNPVNASGDSTVPVCWDSNCLEEVCGACSMVINGKPRQACAALIDNLEQPVRIEPMKTFPVVRDLVIDRSRMFNALKRVKAWIPIDGTYDLGPGPRMAEKKRQWAYELSKCMTCGVCLEACPNVNEKTDFIGPAAISQVRLFNAHPTGEMNADDRLEALMEDGGIDGCGNSQNCVRACPKGIPLTTSIAEINKQTTKHMFKRWLGV; encoded by the coding sequence ATGGCGGAAACTGCTGCAGCTCCCAAAAACGTGAAGTTTATCATTACCCGCCAGGACCAGCCCGAAAGCTCGCCCTACACAGAGGAATTTGAGCTGGCTTACCGGCCGGGGATGAATGTAATCAGCGCTTTAATGGAAATACAGCGTAACCCGGTTAATGCAAGCGGCGACAGCACGGTGCCGGTCTGCTGGGACTCCAACTGTCTTGAGGAGGTGTGCGGGGCCTGCTCGATGGTGATTAACGGCAAGCCGCGCCAGGCCTGTGCCGCCCTGATCGATAATCTGGAGCAGCCGGTGCGGATTGAGCCGATGAAGACCTTCCCGGTGGTGCGCGACCTCGTTATTGACCGCAGCCGGATGTTCAATGCGCTTAAGCGCGTGAAGGCCTGGATTCCGATTGACGGTACCTATGACCTCGGTCCGGGACCGCGCATGGCCGAGAAAAAACGCCAGTGGGCCTATGAGCTGTCCAAATGCATGACCTGCGGCGTCTGCCTGGAGGCCTGCCCCAACGTCAACGAAAAGACCGATTTCATCGGCCCGGCGGCAATCTCCCAGGTGCGTCTGTTCAACGCCCATCCTACAGGCGAAATGAACGCTGACGACCGCCTGGAGGCGCTGATGGAGGACGGCGGGATCGACGGCTGCGGCAACTCGCAGAACTGCGTGCGCGCCTGTCCGAAGGGCATTCCGCTCACCACCTCGATTGCCGAGATCAACAAGCAGACCACCAAGCATATGTTCAAGCGCTGGCTGGGCGTGTAA
- a CDS encoding ion channel produces MAGWIWTFNAAVIIILSILFYRLRSRWMGKAVLLVPVLIYALISAEDLLNLIDLGQVVPGNRGMRGLILLFVLFSVLFYIHFIFHEIKESNNKEVRLQQTLIRISIAAFTCILFFTIVYTSIYKLFGQSSFQGEGLGEDLLSQLITFLYFSVATFTTVGYGDVAPIDNTSRLVVIMQISFSFITVAYALSMLGLFRKILGPGTQAEVEAEIDVNIENVENMENVSSDCKEQKEDKEPGQETTEEEAGRSQ; encoded by the coding sequence ATGGCCGGGTGGATATGGACCTTTAATGCTGCAGTGATTATCATACTGTCCATTTTGTTTTACCGCTTGCGGTCGAGGTGGATGGGAAAGGCGGTTCTGCTTGTCCCGGTGCTGATTTACGCACTGATCTCGGCTGAGGATCTGCTGAACCTGATTGACCTTGGCCAGGTAGTGCCGGGTAACCGGGGAATGCGGGGGCTGATTTTACTTTTTGTGCTTTTTTCTGTACTGTTTTATATCCATTTTATTTTCCATGAAATTAAGGAATCCAATAACAAGGAGGTCAGGCTGCAGCAGACGCTGATCCGTATCAGTATAGCCGCCTTTACCTGCATTCTTTTCTTCACTATTGTGTATACATCCATTTATAAGCTGTTTGGACAATCCTCCTTTCAAGGAGAGGGGCTTGGCGAGGATCTGCTGAGCCAGCTGATCACCTTCCTGTATTTCAGCGTTGCTACCTTTACGACTGTGGGCTACGGGGATGTGGCGCCGATTGATAATACATCCCGGCTTGTTGTCATCATGCAGATCAGCTTCAGCTTCATTACGGTGGCTTATGCCCTGTCCATGCTGGGGCTGTTCCGCAAAATCCTTGGTCCGGGAACACAGGCGGAGGTTGAAGCTGAGATCGATGTGAATATTGAGAATGTTGAGAATATGGAGAACGTGTCATCAGACTGCAAGGAGCAGAAGGAGGATAAGGAGCCGGGACAGGAGACCACTGAAGAAGAGGCCGGCCGGTCCCAATAG